The genomic segment TCTTGCCCAACCGCGAGCATGCGCACTAGAGGCTGCTCACCGCCCCGCCTCCCTCAGGCCTTCGTCTTTCTAGGCCTCCGTCAACTCGCCCCGCCCCGCGCATGCGCAGAGGAATTTTTCCCGTGGCGCTCTGGGGCGCGAGAGATTTGTAGGTGATGGCGGGCGCTTGGCCGCGGGATTGTTGTGGAGGCTCTTCTACCGGCTGTACATGTGGCGATAAGGGCAAGTGGAGTGACTCCTTGCTGTTGGGCAAGCGGCTCTCCGAAGACTCGAGCCGCCACCAGCTGCTACAGAAATGGGCGAGCATGTGGAACTCCACAAACGGGGACGCGTCGGTGGGCAACACGGAGAAGGCGCGGCTCGAGGAGGCGGCGGTGGCAGAGGAGAGGCCGCTGGTGTTTCTGTGCTCTGGCTGCCGGCGGCCGCTGGGCGACTCGTTGAGCTGGGTGACCAGCCAGGAGGACACCAACTGCATCCTGCTGCGCTGTCAGTttgggccgggccgggccggggagggggtggggtggggtgggggccgagGTTGGGATCGCCTCCCCAGGTGTGCCTCACCTGGGCGGTCCTAGATGGAGAGGGCTCCTTGGCGCTGCCCAGGaactttaaaagcagaaaaatcttgAGAGTGTTCGCTGTCTCAGCAAACGAGGAGAAGGGTCACCCTGCACTTGGGCTCACGAGTGACATGTCTTTTTCTGGGGTCCCCCATCCCAAAAGAGTAGCGATTGAATCAGCATCATTGTGAGCATTAGTTAAAAACAAATggcaatacttttttaaaaagaccctaaaaaaaaggggggggccATTAGATTGTAAGCATTTATGATGTAGCCAGTACTATTAATCCTTACAGAAATGAGTGGGCTGTTAATtagtgaataatatttttaatggtttatttaagaaattaaattttccaTCTGCCTGCTTCCTGGGAGGGGTTGTCAAGATTGATTTCTCAGATCTTACTGGTTCTATCAGTGGATGCCTTTACAGTCTCAAGTGTTACAGAGTTGCCAGTAACTTGCAATAAAAGCACCAACTACCCCATCAAATttggagaggcaggaggacataGTAAAAGAGTTAAGAAGAAGGCCGGAGTTCTAGCTGTTAATCCTGGTTCTACCAGTTACCTCTCTGTTTTCCCAACGTTCcctcattttgttgttttcacaGTATTTATTTAGCGGTAAAGTGGTTCACATACATTTTTCTGAAGTGGTGTAATATTAGGCTGTTGTTTTTGGATTGTGGTTTTCAAGGTGACGTTTTTGCTGTTTGAATTCTGTAAATGTTTCGATGGCAGAAATTCTCCACCAGCTTATTGACATTTGTGGAGTATTTTCCTTTCTGAGTGTAATATTGGGAGTAAAGGGGCATACCGGTGTCCACTAGTGGACTGGAACTTTCTGGGACTTGTTGTTTTCCATAAGGATACATCGGTTTATGAACTATTATCGCTGAATCCATTTACAGTGGTTAAACATAAGCCAATAACATACATTTCCTGTAGTGATTTGTTGAGAGTAACCCTTTGCGCCCATTAAAATCAAACCCTGCAGAGGGGTGTAAAAGTAAAAAGGACTTATCCCTTGACCCACACACTATCATAGTCCCAGAATTACACATGCCTTATTCTCTTTTATAGTCACAGGTATGTTCCATGCATGTGTGAAcatatttaaacatgtaaatttttAACAACACACCTGAGATTATATTATTCATATTGTTAAGCAACCTTTTTTTATTCCACGTgtactgaatatttttccatattagtGTATGTAGATATACTTCACTTTTTTGGCAGCTGCTTGGTGTACCCTTGCTGAgattgccacttactagctgtgtatcTTTGGGTAAGCCACATAACCTATTTGTGcctctcctcctctgtaaaatgggaataatattcaCATGGGGTagttgtgggaattaaatgagttagtgtGTGTCATGTACTCAGAATGCATAGCAAATGCTACTTATGAGATTTCTCTAATGGAGGTGCTGTTGATCCACCCAGTCTGTCCCTATTGATAGAggtttaggttgtttccagccTTGCCACCATTAGAatagcatatatttgggttgAGATTTTTGATACCgtagaatttctttctttgagtAAGTGAGTTTATTTTgcttacagcttttttttttgagacaaagtcttgctttgttgcccgggctagagtgagtgccatggcgtcagcctagctcacagcaacctcaaactcctgggctcaagcgatcctactgcctcagcctcccgagtagctgggactacaggcatgcgccaccatgcccggctaattttttcctatatatatttagttggccagaaaatttctttctatttttagtagagacgggggggtctcgctcttgctcaggttggtctcgaactcctgaccttgagcgatccacccacctcggcctcccaagagtgctaggattacaggcgtgagccaccgcgctcagcctGCTTACagctttttaagaaataacatgTTTGGTATtacatctttcattttatttgtagtcTGTTTTTATAGCTTTTCTATCTTTTGCCATGTGggctcttttctttgttttgctttacatGGAGAAATActattatttctgttatttggtttttttatatCAGtggtgtttaaattttaaaaactataaataccTCGATTTGTTAGCTTTAGATAATCTGATTTAACGATTTAACACCTCCCCCAATCAAGACAAAGAAATGAGCTCTTGGATTCTTTTTCATTCCCTCCTTACCTAATTTGAGTTGGtttgattatttttactttgtcaaGGTTTATAACATTTACGTTCTGTTCTGTAGCCGTAACATGGCCTTAATATAATGTTTATATGGATTCATTACTTGATTTCAGTACCTTATTAATATAAGAAAGCCTCTTAATGGCTTTCACATTCCTGAGTTTGTTTGGTTAATCATCAATGGTTCCTTCATCCCAAGGAAACAAGTTTGAGTGGTTGAAAATGTTTTCCTGTTTGTATGCCCACTTGGCAGCATGTGCAATTCTtgggagtgctgtggcgtcagcgtagctcacagcaacctcaaactcctgggctcaggtgctCACCAttatgcccagctgatttttttctgtttttactagaGACGAGgtttcactcttgttcaggctggtctcaaacccctgacctcaagcaatgttctcacctcagcctcccagagtgctaggattacaggcatgagccaccgcacccggccttgatCCCAGTTTCACTATCTGACAGAAACTGTTTGCAGTCTGTGAATTGAGGTTCTAATGGTTCCACGTTCCACTATTGATTGAATTTTctccttattcattttttttaacgtCAGTGGTTttcagggaaaggaaggaaataactcTTGCTTTGCCATCTTTTTCCAGAAGACCCcagaatatttaattttgaaccacctttgtgtgtgtgtgtgtgtgtgtgtgtgtgagagagagagagagagagagagagagagaggctgactttgggcttttgttttctctggtcctctgaattctaaaataaaagttggACTAGAAATTCTGTAGATGTCTGCATGTGTATTTACAAACCACATTAATACATTATTGTTCTCTCTTTCTAGGTGTTTCCTGTAATGTTTCTGTGGATAAGGAACAGAAGCTATCCAAACGTGAAAAGGAAAACGGTTGGTGAGTAAGGTTTTATCTATGTGAGTATGTACAttagagaaaatgtttatttttcaagtaaaacTCCTTAAAAGATCATTACCAGTAAGGTTACTTAGAATAAAGCTGTTTTCATGGTAATCAGTATAAAATCAGTCATTCACATATATCAATTCTTGAGCGGTTGTGGTCACCCTTAGATTTTGAGATATTAGTGTTTCtagatttataaaaacatattctGACACTCTCATTTTGGGTCTTTGGGCTTGGTGctgaagaaaattgaaaataaaagtagaaaaagaaaatatctgtatCATAAACTCTCAGAGTCAAATGGTGCCTTAGACCAGTGCTACCCACTTTTTTCATATCATGGCACACATAAAATGCTAAtatcacagacacacacatacacatacccccATTGGGGTAAACAGACATGGCACACATAAAATGCtaatatcacacacacatacaccccccccacacacacccctattGGGGTAAACAGACTAGGCTGCTTGTGATCAGAAGCAAACAACACAGGAGCTCTAGCAGTCCCAGGCCCTACAAATCTTTTAATAGTGAGAGATCAGACATCAGGCTGAGAACCAGCCAGGCAATAAGATTTCAGCTAGAACTAATAGCATGTGTTTCATTGTAGTTATCTTTAGACTGTCTTTAACACTTACCTCATAGTCTTTAACACTTATCTCATAGTTGCAAATCTTAATGCCAGATTGaggagtttatattctagaaaAACACCACCTCAGTATCCTCTCTTATcgcttttttatgtttcttgtcaTTTATGCTTAAGGCATTGTGGCCTGGAGATGACTGTCGTTACATTTGCATTGCAAATATCttactatcatttttttcctatcttgTATATATAACTTAATATGGTCAGAATAACATACTTGAGAAACTTAAGTGTTTGTGAATTTTAACAATGGGATTTTTATCATAATGAGTTGCTACTTTCTTTTCTAAAGCGATGACATTTCTTTATTGCAGCATTCTTGAGACTTTGTACTGCACCGGGTGCTCACTGAATCTTGGCTATATATATAAATGCACTCCCAAGAATCTTGATTATAAGAGGGACTTGTTTTGCCTCAGTGTTGAAGCCATTGAAAGGTAAGTTTGAGATATAAATGATTACCTGACAGCTGATGTCTCAGAAAGTTAAGTTTACAAAGAAATTGGCATGAAAACATCAGAACTAAATCAACActggttaaaatatattttcaagtaataatttctgacaaTAAAGTCTGATTTTTTTGCTTTGATGTGATTTATTTGTTATTAGAAAAGTCAGACACTCTAAATTGTAgcagaaaacactgaaaattttttttggagaaaaaatatattcagttgtttttaaaaattaaatgtagtttAATAGGATTGTTTTGAAGCAATTGTATGGATCAATATATATAGTCCAATTTTCTTCCcccagggtttttgttttgttttgtttttcctatctttttgtagagacagagttttgctcttgctcaggctggtctcagaactcctggcctcaagcagtgcTCCtgctccgcctcccagagtgctaagattacaggcttgagccaccaagcctggcctcttCCCCCAGTTTTTAGCCTCCTTGGatatcatgaagaaatagaaatttcaaaatggTTAGGAAAGAAGTCCCTTTGGTTTTCTGGAAAAGCAGAAATACAAAGCCCAACTATTTCCTATAGTAAAGAATTGTctgctttttttgagaaatgcaaGGAAAAGCCTTCGCTCTCTAAGATTTCTAAAAAGTGTTAGGAAACTGTGAATTAGGGGCTGAGGACAGACATCAGTTATAGaatttcagacatttttttttgagagagggttttgctctgttgtccagactggagGGCAGTGGCTTGATCACCACTCACTGCAGTTTCAAACTCCTAggtcaagcaatcttcttgcctcagccttccaagtagctaggactacaggtatgcaccaccactcctggctaatttttaaaaatttttttgtagagatagggtctctctatgttgctcatgctggtctcaaactcctggccttaattaatcttcctgtcttggcctttcaaagtgctgggattacaggcatgagccactgcacctggctgcaGATATCTTAATGGTCTCCCAATTCATTGGCCTttaaagaaagcacaaaaataaatcagTTGACCCCAGTGCATTTTCACTTACCCTGGAAAAGATGTAACCCTCAGTACTTCAAGGATGCCTAAGAAATCTTACATATCAGGAAAGAACaatttaagaaggaaagaaagtgcCTAGACTTCATTATTCAAGATATTTTATCACTCCTGTTGAatatcttagattttttttctcttcaaaaaatttaaaacagtattcTTTTTACTGTTCTAATTATTCCTTGATTGAATTGTTCCTTGGTAACAGTAGTTTTGCCACCTTTTTGGAAGCTAGACAAGtttagatcaattttttttttttttttttttttttttgagacagagacttgctctgtcacctgagtagggtgcagtagcatgatcaaagctcactgcaacctcaaactcctgggctcaagcgatcctcctatctcagcctcccagtagctgggactacaggcatgcgccatcacacccagctaactttttctattttttgtagagatcaggtcttgctctcactcaggctAGTCcggaactccttacctcaagcaatcctcccaccttgtcctcccaaaagtgccaggattataggtgtgagccaccgctacCCGGCCTAGATCAAAATTCTATAATCTGCAAACTTTATATAGCCCTTACACAAAAGAATAATGTAACAAATACTGTTCCCTGTTATAAAGCGTGTAGGTTTGTCTGGAGAGATAATCTATTTTGGTCTTAATATATGAAAGAAGACCAAGGCCCAAACAAATCCTCTGTTTATCTCTGTGAGAATTTTACCAAGGTTTGTGGAAATTAAGTAAGGGAGAATACGACTATAAACAACATGAAATCTTAATACAGTAGAGTTGgtacaaaacttttaaaactaatgttatttttatacaaGAAAACTCATGGAAGAGTTTTGCCCAAGGATCATAGTATTGAAGCTATTTTTCCTGAACAGTTGAATTTAGGGTAAAAGTTGGCTCTTGGGGAAGGATTTTAATGCCAAGAAATCTGGTTTTGTTTTAGAAGTATATGCTCTTTATAACGtttatttacagttttataaattactcaatggcatttaatttttctaccttatctctctctctttctctctctctctctctttctaaataGGATGTTAATTGCCTTCTGCAATTTTGCCTACTGTGCTGTTTTTTAGGAATATAACCCATAGGGTTTCCAAGAGAAGACTATTCTTATTTGACAAAAGAAGTGATGTACTGAAGTTGCTGCATGTGACAAAAAACTTCtactaaagaaatgcaaatgaaccatttttcttttgagaaacactggcatTTTCTTCCTTGCTGTTTAGATTTATTTAGTTACCAGCACTGCGCCTGTTTTCATCCTGTTGCCAAGTTAGTTTTCCTGCTATTCAGTACTTTTCTAAATTATAGCATCTCATAAACTGTAAAGAATCAAGCAAAGCATAACTTGGGGGATAACTGTTGAAGTTGGCCAAATTTAGGTAATCAAGAGTTGActtcacaaattatttatttctattttaacaacagaaatttattgtctcatggttttagaggctggaagtctaagatcaaagtgTAGATAGGATTGATTTCTCCTGAGCCCTCTCACCTCGTCTTCCAGATggttttctccctgtgtcttcacatggtctttcctatGTCCAAATTACTATTAAAAGTCAAATTTGAAAACACACATTTCCAAAAAGTTATATAAAGCAAGAAAGCAATGACTTTGCAGGATCTTTAAACTTGCCCTTAGAATTTTGAACTGTGAGTGAAAATATTTTGCCATCCAGCTTACTACAGAGCAAGTTTATTCCAATAATGAAATACTTAAAGATTAATATGTAGAAATATCTGGTCAAAGCTGTTAAGGAGAAAGGCATGATAGATATCATATAGTCCAGCTTCCTAGGTAGGTTGCTATTCACAAGAATAGGGGTTTTACTTGTTTGCTTGTTACTAACATGCAGTGTAATATACATAGAGTTTTAGTATTATTAACtgacataaattttttatttgttcctttttcatattttaactttgtttttgtttgagatgtgggtctcactatgttgcccaggctggcctcgaactcctgagctccagcactctttccgccttagcctcccatgtagctgggataCCATGCTCAgttcatatttttactttgtacTGTACTTTAGTTATATTTTAGGGTCTTCTGAAAAGCAAATTGTGCCAGAAGATAAAGAGCTTTTTAATCTTGAAAGCAGAGTTGAAATAGAAAAGTCTTTAAAACAGGTAATTTTATTCTGTACCTTTTATGTCTTTGTACGAGCAACTTCTTGCCAATGATCAAGGGCTACTCCACAAACAATAATTCTCATCATGTCATCTGTTTTGATCTTAGCACTTGCACAGTAAGagagtgcttattttattttagttgttagGAAAGTTGATATTTTTGGGAACCAGACTATAAATTAAGCTAAAGCTTTATCAACAAAATAATAAGGAAGGCATTTCATGCCGAAATCAAAACAGTATATGTTCTAAAACtgttaaattagaaatatatctTTGGctcaaatcaatattttatttgattggGTTCTTGTGGTACAAACAGCTTTATTGTTGAATGTTAGCATCTTTTCATGGCCAGATAGGCAAGATGGTGATGAGTGTATAAAGGAGCCATAGATTATAGGTTGAGAACTACTGTCATTAGAATTATGTCTTGTTTAATAAAATTTAGTTTATGCCTCTAAATAGTTATATTAGACACTGAATAAATATGTGTAATGCATGAAATGTTCAAAATTGCATTAACAATGTGTATTTTCATGTTTAaccatgtataatttttaatcatattcatgtgtttattttaattcaacAGATGGAAGATGTCTTGAAAGCATTACAAATGCAGCTGTGGGAGGTTGAATCAAAATTGCCCTTTACCAGTTACAAAAACTGAACTCTGTGTCCCTCACTCTGCCGTGTCCCTTCTACCCTTATTTGTTAAAAGAGAAGAATTGTACATTACTTTTATAGCTATATTTTATGGTAAAGAGGTGATTGTTTCCCAAATCCCAATTTTAAAGCCATTTTGTGGTACTTCTGGAATTGGAATTaggagtttttattttgataagaaAGTGGGATAATTTTCTGcactgttttctcctctgtatcaAGTTCattattcttcctttcctattttttaagAACTTTAATTTACCCTTAATACTTGGGACAATATTTAatatgaatgataagaaaatCTTACAGGTTTTTCTACCTGTAGTGTGGTTGAATCTTCTCTGAAAATGAAATGCATAATGCAGCTCTTTGGAGAAACTGATCAGTTGAGTTATTTGTCAGAACTATTTGAAAACATGCACAAGAACAGAATAGCACATATGTACAGTGGGATTCCACTTTATCCTGTTTAGTTACTGCTGTATGCTTTAAAAATCTGGAAGAATACTTATCAAAGAGTAGAAGGGATGGGATTCCCTCTGACGGTGGGATTCTGggggaatttttaatttttcagttttctataaTGTAAGACTTTTATagtgtatgtataatttttataatcaggAGTAGAATAAAGATTAAAGTGCTTTAAGGTTGATTTTTAAACTGAATTGTGGTATTAAACTGAGTTCAGAAGTCCTGGTACCATGAAATGTACACATTACTGAGCATGGCACTGTGAATGTAAGTAAGACAATGTAAGGAATAAAAGGTAACCCCAGATTTCCCCAGGCCCCTTTCTGTTTCTAGGTACAAATGAAGTTAAGTGGCAGTACTCGGTGCATATGGTGAGTCACTTCGCTTTTGCTCAGGGTTTCCCTAATTGTTTCTGAGGACAGTAAAGTTATCAGAGCAAAAAATCCTAAGTCAAATTGACTTGATCATTATGATTAttgagttcttttttaaaatttatttttttaattacaaacttttttttttaaagatggggtctggatatgttgcccaggctggtcttaaactcctgggttcaagtgatcctcccttctaGCCTCCTGAGCAGTTGAGACGACAGGTGTACCTGGCAAGTTCTTTTCGATAGATTGTTGACAACTTCTACTAATTAAAAATGAGTGAGCCCTCTAAGTTTCCTCTCTCACAAACTTGCTAAGAGATAGACTATGGTACTGCGAAAGCAAGTGTCAACACCCACTGGCAACAAGGCAGTCATCCTGCCTTGATAAATTTGATGAAATCCCAGGTGTCTGTCCTCTTAGGTGCTTTGGTGGCACCTTGTGTAAAAATTTATTCAGAACAGAAGGGAGAGTATTTTAGCCACAAGATTCAACCAACTCTCTGGTTATGCAGGTTAAAGAATACTCCAACAGTCATTTTCAGGTACCATTTCAAAGCTGTAGGCAGTTTGGCCCCCTGAGTCCTTATGCTCTGTTCATGCTAGGCCAAGAGGGGCTGTGTGATATTTGCACAATCCACATTTCTTGAAAATTCATTTTACCAATGAAAAGTAATTTCTAATGCCCGTGGTGCTAATTAACTAAGCCTCTGTTGGGAATCAAAAGATAAGTGTAGCTCAGATGCTTTAGTGGCTTCCTCTAGAGTGGCCTTTGATTAGCTTTCCATCCCCGCACTTGCATTCCAGTTAGGGTACTTCAGATGAGGTTAACTAACCACCCCTGGGGTGTAGATGGAAACCAGCATACACACATTTGTATCACGTGGTCTCCACTGAGGCAGCTAAGAGTCCCAGGAAACATTGTGTCTCTTAAGTCCTCACGTTGGCCTCTGCCTGTGGTGTCCGTGAAGGAGTGGCCTTGCCACTGCGGTGGGCAAAGGCTCCCTGAGGCTCCCAGACTGCCCACTGTGAGGGGTCCAGGTGGGACTGTGTTCTTTCTTCGTGTTGTACGGTGACACAGGAGAGGGGCCTATCTCCCCTACAGGCCACTCCCTCCTGGGGCCTCCTGCTTCCCTGACACCTGGTGGCCTGGCTTTTCTTGCTGTGCATGAGGTCTTGTCAGAATGCTGGGggttgttctgtttttgtttttcagcttgtCCTGTATATCCACTAAAACCTGCTATTTGAGGCAACAAGTTCTTACTTTGTCACTTATAATTGAAAAACCCAATGTGCTGCTGTTTCTGGTGAATGAGGCCTGGTAAAGCACTGCCAGTAAGCAGGAGTGCGGATCCAGAAGCAGGAGACAGACACTAGCCCAGATCACAGAGGACCCAACAAAGTCTTCACACAGCAGCTACCAGAAATTGTTCTTTCAGCCATTCCCATAAAGGGTGTTCCCCATTTCATTAGGAGAAGATATGGAAACATACCAGAACCTGTTATGTGTCCTTTAAAGATTGTTGTAAATAGGTGTGTAGAAAACATCGTACATAGTTTTCGAGCCAGATTGTGGGTTCTGTCGTTCTCAGCAAATTCTCCAGTCATGTTCATCATCTTCAAGCTAAAGAGTCCACTGTAGCTGTTGCTTTCTGTGGTGTTGGTGCCTGGACGGCGTGTGCCCTGCCTAGATGATTCTAGTCTCTAGACTAAGCTCTGGGCATTTAAAATGGGCAAGACAAGGAGAGTGACCCCTTGCAGAATCAGGTCTAGATGTGCAGTAGGAACTTGAACAAAGGAGCCATGAACGAACTTCCCTTAGCTTGTTTTTGAGGGAAGGTCTCAGGGGTGGCACTGGGAACCCAGGAGAAAGTCCCAGTTTAGAGGCTTTACTAGCCATGCCAGCAGGGCTGAATCATTAAATTGTTTCtagtctctgttttctcttctgcaaaatg from the Eulemur rufifrons isolate Redbay chromosome 7, OSU_ERuf_1, whole genome shotgun sequence genome contains:
- the MIS18A gene encoding protein Mis18-alpha, which codes for MAGAWPRDCCGGSSTGCTCGDKGKWSDSLLLGKRLSEDSSRHQLLQKWASMWNSTNGDASVGNTEKARLEEAAVAEERPLVFLCSGCRRPLGDSLSWVTSQEDTNCILLRCVSCNVSVDKEQKLSKREKENGCILETLYCTGCSLNLGYIYKCTPKNLDYKRDLFCLSVEAIESYILGSSEKQIVPEDKELFNLESRVEIEKSLKQMEDVLKALQMQLWEVESKLPFTSYKN